The proteins below are encoded in one region of Mycobacterium pseudokansasii:
- a CDS encoding dTMP kinase: MLIAIEGVDGAGKRTLTEGLRAAFHAVGKSVVTLAFPRYGRSVTADIAAEALHGGHGDLASSVYAMATLFALDRAGAAAEIAELRRNYDVVILDRYVASNAAYSAARLREDAGGPAVAWVQQIEYQRMGVPVPDWQVLLAVPADLAAQRARSRAEADPGRARDSYERDDELQQRTGVVYAQLAAADWNGRWLVVDSEVDADRLAATLMASNDRF; encoded by the coding sequence GTGCTCATCGCGATCGAAGGTGTCGACGGTGCCGGCAAACGGACGCTGACCGAGGGTCTGCGCGCGGCGTTCCACGCGGTCGGGAAGTCGGTGGTCACACTGGCGTTCCCGCGCTACGGGCGCTCGGTCACCGCCGACATCGCTGCGGAGGCCCTGCACGGGGGGCACGGTGATCTCGCCTCGTCGGTGTATGCGATGGCGACGCTGTTCGCGCTCGACCGCGCCGGCGCGGCGGCGGAGATCGCGGAGCTGCGGCGGAACTACGACGTGGTGATCCTGGATCGCTACGTCGCCTCCAACGCCGCCTACAGCGCGGCCCGGCTGCGCGAGGATGCCGGCGGGCCAGCGGTGGCCTGGGTCCAGCAGATCGAATACCAGCGGATGGGGGTGCCCGTTCCCGACTGGCAGGTGCTGCTCGCGGTCCCGGCCGACCTCGCCGCGCAGCGCGCCCGCAGCCGTGCCGAAGCGGATCCCGGGCGCGCGCGGGACAGCTACGAACGTGACGACGAACTGCAGCAGCGCACCGGCGTGGTGTATGCGCAACTGGCCGCCGCAGACTGGAACGGGCGATGGTTGGTGGTCGACTCCGAGGTCGACGCGGACCGGTTGGCGGCGACTCTGATGGCCTCAAATGATCGATTTTGA
- the ahcY gene encoding adenosylhomocysteinase has product MTTTETSLTPDVRNGIDFKIADLSLADFGRKELRIAEHEMPGLMSLRREYAEVQPLKGARISGSLHMTVQTAVLIETLTALGAEVRWASCNIFSTQDHAAAAVVVGPHGTPEEPKGVPVFAWKGETLEEYWWAAEQMLTWPDNEAGPAPANMILDDGGDATMLVLRGMQYEKAGVVPPAEEDDSAEWKVFLNLLRNRYETDKGKWTKIAESVQGVTEETTTGVLRLYQFAAAGDLAFPAINVNDSVTKSKFDNKYGTRHSLIDGINRGTDALIGGKKVLICGYGDVGKGCAEAMKGQGARVQVTEIDPINALQAMMEGFDVVTVEDAIADADIVVTATGNKDIIMLEHIKAMKDHSILGNIGHFDNEIDMAGLERSGATRVNVKPQVDLWTFPDTGRSVIVLSEGRLLNLGNATGHPSFVMSNSFANQVIAQIELWTKNDEYDNEVYRLPKHLDEKVARIHVEALGGHLTKLTKEQAEYLGVDVEGPFKPDHYRY; this is encoded by the coding sequence ATGACGACGACCGAAACCTCGTTAACCCCCGACGTTCGTAACGGCATCGACTTCAAGATTGCCGATCTGTCGCTGGCGGATTTCGGTCGTAAGGAACTGCGGATCGCCGAGCACGAGATGCCCGGCCTGATGTCGCTGCGTCGCGAATACGCCGAGGTGCAGCCGCTCAAAGGTGCCCGCATCTCCGGCTCACTGCACATGACCGTCCAGACCGCGGTGTTGATCGAAACCCTCACCGCGCTGGGCGCCGAAGTCCGGTGGGCCTCCTGCAACATCTTCTCGACCCAGGACCATGCCGCCGCCGCCGTCGTCGTCGGCCCGCATGGCACACCCGAGGAGCCCAAAGGTGTCCCGGTGTTCGCGTGGAAGGGCGAGACGCTCGAGGAGTACTGGTGGGCCGCCGAGCAGATGCTGACCTGGCCGGATAATGAAGCCGGACCCGCTCCTGCAAATATGATCCTCGACGACGGCGGCGATGCCACCATGCTGGTGCTGCGTGGCATGCAGTACGAGAAGGCCGGCGTGGTGCCGCCCGCCGAAGAAGACGATTCGGCAGAGTGGAAGGTGTTCCTGAACCTGCTGCGGAACCGGTACGAGACCGACAAGGGCAAGTGGACCAAGATCGCCGAGTCGGTCCAGGGTGTCACCGAGGAGACCACCACCGGTGTGCTGCGGCTCTACCAATTCGCCGCGGCCGGCGACCTGGCCTTCCCGGCGATCAACGTCAACGACTCGGTGACCAAGTCCAAGTTCGACAACAAGTACGGCACCCGGCACTCGCTCATTGACGGCATCAACCGCGGCACCGACGCGCTGATCGGCGGAAAGAAGGTCCTCATCTGCGGTTACGGTGACGTCGGCAAGGGCTGCGCGGAGGCGATGAAGGGCCAGGGCGCGCGGGTCCAGGTCACCGAGATCGATCCGATCAATGCGCTGCAGGCGATGATGGAGGGCTTCGACGTCGTCACTGTCGAGGACGCCATCGCCGACGCCGACATCGTCGTCACCGCCACCGGCAACAAAGACATCATCATGCTCGAGCACATCAAGGCGATGAAGGACCACTCGATCCTGGGCAACATCGGTCACTTCGACAACGAGATCGACATGGCCGGCCTGGAGCGCTCCGGGGCGACCCGGGTCAACGTCAAGCCGCAGGTCGACCTGTGGACCTTCCCTGACACCGGCCGCTCGGTCATTGTGCTATCCGAGGGCAGGCTGCTGAATCTGGGCAACGCCACCGGGCATCCGTCGTTCGTGATGAGCAACAGCTTCGCCAACCAGGTGATCGCCCAGATCGAGCTGTGGACCAAGAACGACGAGTACGACAACGAGGTGTACCGGCTGCCCAAGCACCTCGACGAAAAGGTGGCCCGCATCCACGTGGAAGCACTGGGTGGTCACCTGACCAAGCTCACCAAGGAGCAGGCCGAGTACCTCGGTGTGGACGTCGAGGGTCCGTTCAAGCCGGATCACTACCGCTACTGA
- the mtrA gene encoding two-component system response regulator MtrA, which translates to MDTMRQRILVVDDDASLAEMLTIVLRGEGFDTAVIGDGTQALTAVRELRPDLVLLDLMLPGMNGIDVCRVLRADSGVPIVMLTAKTDTVDVVLGLESGADDYIMKPFKPKELVARVRARLRRNDDEPAEMLSIADVDIDVPAHKVTRNGEQISLTPLEFDLLVALARKPRQVFTRDVLLEQVWGYRHPADTRLVNVHVQRLRAKVEKDPENPTVVLTVRGVGYKAGPP; encoded by the coding sequence ATGGACACCATGAGGCAAAGGATTCTCGTCGTCGATGATGACGCTTCGCTGGCAGAGATGCTGACCATCGTGCTGCGTGGGGAGGGTTTCGACACCGCGGTCATCGGTGACGGCACTCAGGCCCTGACCGCGGTGCGCGAGCTGCGCCCCGATCTGGTGCTGCTGGACCTGATGCTGCCCGGCATGAACGGCATCGACGTATGCCGGGTCTTGCGCGCCGACTCCGGCGTTCCAATCGTGATGCTGACCGCCAAGACCGACACCGTCGACGTGGTGCTCGGTCTCGAGTCGGGCGCCGACGACTACATCATGAAGCCGTTCAAGCCCAAAGAGCTGGTCGCCCGGGTGCGGGCACGGCTGCGCCGCAACGACGACGAGCCCGCCGAGATGTTGTCCATCGCCGATGTCGACATCGACGTGCCGGCGCATAAGGTCACCCGCAACGGTGAGCAGATCTCGCTGACGCCGCTGGAATTCGACCTGCTGGTCGCACTGGCACGCAAACCCCGCCAGGTGTTTACTCGTGATGTGCTGCTCGAACAGGTGTGGGGATATCGTCACCCGGCCGACACCCGGCTGGTGAACGTGCACGTCCAGCGTCTGCGGGCCAAGGTCGAGAAAGACCCGGAGAACCCGACAGTGGTGTTGACCGTTCGAGGAGTGGGATACAAGGCCGGACCTCCGTGA